The Agarilytica rhodophyticola genome has a window encoding:
- a CDS encoding histidine kinase dimerization/phospho-acceptor domain-containing protein, which produces MELEQSEKSHEALIEELRRENLSLKQLLISFLNNNNEEELGRVFHDFNNILSSSMGYSSLALDRAKSSEDEKLSRYLENIERAGLRARDLVRDQLQYRQGKRLAHTLELNNVLLMLCPKINIQNDDKINVFSTESVFLYALSNLFELYGIEKTCTQIDVLQSDSEICEACGSELRGSQVRVCFILDHGKLVPSAHQQLGFNLAKGLINSYGGHLCDSLLQDGQYAVYLRRL; this is translated from the coding sequence ATGGAATTAGAGCAGAGCGAAAAGAGTCACGAAGCGTTAATCGAGGAATTAAGGAGAGAGAATCTGTCCTTAAAACAACTACTTATTTCTTTTTTGAATAATAATAATGAAGAGGAATTAGGTAGGGTATTCCACGATTTTAATAATATATTGTCGTCTTCCATGGGGTACTCTTCGCTTGCTTTGGATAGAGCCAAATCTTCTGAGGATGAAAAACTTTCGCGTTATTTGGAAAATATTGAACGTGCGGGGCTCCGCGCCAGGGACTTGGTTAGAGACCAGCTTCAATATAGGCAAGGAAAGCGTCTTGCACATACACTAGAACTCAATAATGTGTTGTTAATGTTGTGCCCAAAAATAAATATTCAAAATGATGACAAGATAAACGTATTCAGTACCGAAAGTGTGTTCTTATACGCCTTGTCTAATCTTTTTGAATTATATGGAATTGAAAAGACGTGTACGCAAATTGATGTGTTGCAAAGTGATAGTGAAATATGTGAGGCATGTGGATCAGAGCTTCGAGGTTCACAAGTGCGTGTGTGCTTCATATTGGATCACGGTAAATTAGTACCTAGTGCCCACCAGCAACTCGGCTTTAATTTAGCAAAAGGTTTAATTAATAGCTACGGTGGTCACTTATGTGATTCGTTATTACAAGATGGGCAGTATGCTGTATATTTAAGGCGCCTATAA